A stretch of Hydractinia symbiolongicarpus strain clone_291-10 chromosome 9, HSymV2.1, whole genome shotgun sequence DNA encodes these proteins:
- the LOC130656932 gene encoding uncharacterized protein LOC130656932: MHVLQLRRLFFSVFLLRLCLVLFPVESVEKLLKDPWYISDKGGKDVANCGNSDRPCKSLRYTWRNFFPRKKDNSEVIFLLSPGYYHCNDKKHQWLECGYNGILYITIAANNSGSKPSDVTIVGHSFHTLYCNIKIKDVSFTGNSNFSLRDAAFITMRNCVFLNMKLLLHFQGSSNEEEILNLINVKIINTTSYQGRSLMEAYNKTYVSVQNMTIESNKGRGHEEIKFYAAKSLNITNLVMAHNIDFALQFSNINGTLQNITFVNNTILANPKKRSLINFKYSQILLKECKFSCNRKNLIEVYPSPVKYDNQSIIECTNCRSVKCPVTCDETGYGIYNGIFCQPCAPGTAVRRNERYCRKCEKGSYADQHKQTECFQCRRSSYCDKQG; the protein is encoded by the exons ATGCATGTTCTTCAGCTAAGGCGGTTGTTTTTCTCGGTGTTTCTACTTCGCCTATGTTTGGTGTTATTTCCTGTTGAAAGTgtagaaaaacttttaaaagaccCATGGTACATCAGTGACAAAGGAGGCAAAGATGTAGCGAATTGCGGCAATAGTGATCGACCGTGCAAATCTTTGCGGTATACCTGGCGTAACTTTTTTCCCCGTAAGAAAGATAACAGTGAAGTTATCTTTCTACTTAGTCCGGGATATTATCACTGCAATGATAAAAAACATCAATGGCTTGAATGTGGTTATAATGGCATTCTGTATATTACTATCGCTGCTAACAACAG TGGTTCAAAGCCATCGGATGTGACCATTGTTGGGCATTCATTTCATACTCTTTACTGCAACATCAAAATAAAAGATGTGTCGTTTACTGGAAATTCTAACTTTAGTTTAAGAGACGCAGCGTTTATTACTATGAGAAACTGTGTGTTTTTAAACATGAAACTATTATTACACTTCCAAGGATCTTCTAATGaagaagaaattctaaatcttaTCAACGTGAAGATAATAAACACAACTTCCTATCAAGGGCGCAGTTTGATGGAAGCTTATAATAAGACTTACGTGAGCGTTCAAAATATGACGATCGAGTCTAACAAAGGGAGGGGTCACGAAGAAATCAAGTTTTATGCTGCGAAATCGCTGAATATTACCAACCTTGTTATGGCACATAATATCGACTTTGCTTTGCAGTTCTCTAATATTAATGGTACCCTACAGAACATAACTTTTGTCAATAACACAATTTTGGCAAATCCAAAGAAGCGAAGtcttattaattttaaatattctcaAATATTATTGAAG GAATGCAAGTTTTCATGCAACAGAAAGAATTTAATTGAAGTGTATCCAAGTCCTGTGAAGTATGATAACCAGAGTATCATAGAATGCACCAACTGTCGTTCAGTAAAGTGTCCAG TAACTTGTGATGAAACAGGATATGGAATATACAATGGAATTTTTTGTCAACCATGTGCCCCTGGTACTGCCGTGCGCCGGAACGAAAGATACTGCCGAAA ATGCGAAAAAGGAAGTTATGCTGATCAACACAAGCAAACCGAGTGTTTTCAATGCAGAAGATCTTCGTATTGTGATAAGCAAGGGTGA